The window atttctttctttGCTAACCTACCCaagttcattgcaaactcgccgctattaccacaTCATAGATGTTCaagcagggtaacttgatgtgctgttgactgtacgattCGAAGCTTTCATAGCCTTAACCATTACGCCACCGCTTTTAGAACTGTTATTTTGCATTAAGTTACTATGTAAAATTCCGTAAATAAacacatgtatttatttatttcgggTTTCCAGTGGGTGTTCCTGCCTGAGGCGAACGAACGCAACAAACTAGTGTTGCCCGGCAGAGGGCGCGTGGACTACAGGGCCGCCTGCTTCTGTCACAGAGAACTGCTCACTATAGGATACGTGTGCTCCGTGTGCCTCAGCGGTCAGTAGCTTTGTGTGTGTCTAGTGTTGCCGGTAGAGGGCACCACTAATATTCTGCCGTGGAGGTCGTAGGAGGCGACTAAGGCAAGACAAAATTGAAATCGTGTTGGCCCCAAGTTACGAGCGTCATAGCCGATTATGTCACCAAGAAAAGAAGGGTATTTTCGAGtcagtattaattttaaaaaaagcttcgcgggcaaaagcttattttttaatacttaagtttatatcaaaataatgtattatggtTAAACTTCTTTTTTCGTTTTCAGTGTTTTGCAAATTCAGCCCCATATGCACCACCTGCCAGtaagtatttttctattattacataataataatatacttaacttaatttcatcaaaatttgtcGAGCAAGTTTTGCTTGAAAGAACTGCCAAAAACATGTGAATAAAAAGCTCAATCGATAGAAGATTGAGATTCCAACCGAACAAACATTCTAACCCCGACATACtgcaagatatttttaaaaggcggcctgtctaaatttaaaagtttatcgTTTACCCGAAATTTTCAGCAGGTCACAGCCGAGTATGAAACCGGAAACACGGCAAAATGTGTTGTTCATTGTGAGTgttcttatttttcttcattttgttTCAGCACCGTGTTCAAAATCGGCGGCCCGCTGCCCATTAAGCCCAAGAAGAGGAAGAAGGTGTAAAGTAACCCATTTCTCTGTGTAAATACGTcttcaatatacattttattatgacctttctttttcattaatattttaaaaagtagttttaaattaCTGATTATTGagttgtttaaaatatgttctgtTTGTCTTTCTAACATTTGACCTTGAAAAACCTAGCCAAAATATCTTGACTAAAATACGATAATataactagattttttttagaaagcAGTGACCTAACCATTGCCAAATTGAACCTTATCTGACGATGATAAGGTTTAAATGCAATTGGTATTTTTAAacactgtaatatttttatatagaaaagaaataataacagttgtacaataaaacaacataATCAGTCGGtatatttttagcattttaaCAAATCAGCTCATAATAAACTTACaactaatgaaatatattacgagtgtacgtatttttaaaaagtagatTACAACAACCAATTATTTAACCCCTACTACAGTCGCACATTACACCACAGGAGATTATACTACACTACATAATTATAGTGTGtagtgtgaaaataaatttattttattagctttcTATTGGACACAATGCCACAATTTCCTAAAAAGAAAacggtaaaataaaatccttgTTACAAATTGTGACACCTTTTTGTAAAATGGAAAACGAGTTAGTACTCGATAATATcgtaatatagtaaatatcgTAACTAGATAGGTAGTTCtaattaaatcttttatttagtgTTGCATAATCTAATGtggtattttttgagttttcgCCATTAGCCAAAagatattgatgaaaatatgatggtggcgctagtgagcAGTAAGGAGGATTGGCCTTTTTATTCCCagaatgattattattataccatTTTATATACCATAGGTGTTTCTCGGAgagtttcgaccgctgcggccgcgctgtcattacaatttttcaagttttaacAACAAAGCCACGAATTAGTTAAACcgtctgactttaaaataataaatctgtactgtggtaatgtccattttataaattattgattttagaaatgattccttcctcaagaaaattggcaGCCGCCGCAGCCGGTTGAAACGCTCTGATAACCacccaataaaaaaatacgtaggtatttttttatttatgattatatatgtaaaagtgGCTAGACGATCAATTAAATTGGGTGCACCAAATTATATGTcagctacacactatcgccgaacacAGACAGATGGTGACGCGCGTGTACGAGCAttgtgtagtttgtatgagagattttatttatcgctaATGAAACCCAGCACTGTATGGCGAATCcgccaaataataataatcagcACGATATTATtgaaccaataaataaaatttctcaaTACTTCATTACTTTTTCTGCGAAATGGCTcgacaataaaaaaagctaATATAACAGTAGATAAATAGTTGATAAACGGTGCATTTAAGTTGTCTATCTCAATGATAAATTGTGTTCTTGTGGTGCAATGTagattatttagatttagatgtcataaatatgtttaaaatgtattcattacaattttattaagacaaatatattattatttgggtTAATTACAGAAGCACACAGatcaatatcaatttatacCTAGATAAAGATTGATAATTTCCTGTCATTTGATTGCGTTTAGCCTGTTTTAGATAAACTCTTGTAACGCCTTATTAAAACGAAACATGGTATTAGACAAGTTTTAGCTGAATCgttcaaaaatctttaaacTGTTCTCGCAAATATACTAGCAAGAATATTTGCTAGAACGATACATTTTCGCTACACTTTGGCACATCAcggattatatattttacatacatattttagtatttaatacatagcttgcaatgtattattacctacataataacatttatcatgtcatggtattaaaatatggaaaaaaagatgagatattacttataaaatggCAAGTTTATGTCGTTGTGAACGTCCAATGGGCTGATTATTCCATTCATAGATTTAGTATGTATGGTTCTAGAAACTCAAAGTATCAATtaaccaataataataacaatccTATAGGACCCTATATGAGTAGAAGACATTTTAGGGAGTGCCCGGTAACTAAACCGGCGCCGGCACCTTTTCCCAACACCACCGGCGCCGGCTGAGGTGTCACTCCTTCAATTTACGTAACAAATTTTGTTCGCGCGTGTCAATATCTTGGTTGTCATTAATTACAACCAAAACCGTGTTacagtattaatattataatgtttttattatgtattaatctATATCATTAATATAGTAAGTAGCTACAAGTAGAACCATAAAATTCTATAAACCCTGAACTAAATCTTAGCACAGGACCACTTCTTATTCTTATCCACAAACTTGCCAATGCATGACTGTTACGTCTTGTCTATGTCTTCAAAAGCATTGTCTATTTCCGTTTCTAAAATCCTAGTGTCGCTACTAGGCCTTCGTTCTACGGCTGTAggttttaggttaggtttctGGGCGTCAACGATTTTTGCGACACTCCATCGTCGGTCAGAATCGCTGGTCACGTCAGGTTTGGATGGGTAGTTTACATGGTACTCCATTGTCTTTGGCCTTTCAGCTGGCGTGTAGTTCTGAAATGTGCCATTGTTatgtttaacaatttttttgttaaacatGGTAACATGAAAGCATGGTAATCATGACGCAGCGATTAGCTAGATTAAAagaatcccaactaatattataaatgcgaaagtaagtttattacctcttcacccATTatatactggaccgattgttatgaaatttggtacacggtagaaaataacctggaataacacatagggtacttttatcccaaaattcccacgagagcgaagccccggggcgcagctaggtAGAAATATTGGAAGGTACTGAAGGAAAGCTGTGGTACCCCAGAAATGGGAaacataatttgattaaaactaacATGTGAAATAGTCattgttaatgaaaatacGGATCATTCACGtgtgatttataaaatcatactGAAATTAGACTATATTTTTAGTCTTATAGAAGACCTTTTTCAAGACGAGCGCGACTCGGCCCCGGCCTAACTGTCGAAACCATACCTATTATTTTGACACCCTCTGAAAATGACACCCGGGGGTACTGCCTGCTCTCATCCTATTACATCATATACATGTAAATCAAAAAACAACACAAACAGGATGTTTTTCTATACGTGGCCGGACTCCTGAAGATTTCCTCTAATAAATCTCAAACTCTGTCTTATCTGAACGTTTTCCCGATTTCTTCCTCaaccattgagcgtcggagctcagggtccgctttcctataAATCTGAAGCTTTAAACAATCAAAACGGTAGGCCGTTGGCTTCAGTTTCAAAAACGGCGTTTACTCGAACCACTAGTCTTTTTGGTGCTAGTTACCTACTTACCTCTCCATACAGATCCTTATTGAGCGAATGCCTCTTCTTGTTGGCCTGCTTCAGCCTCCCCGAGCGGGAAATAGACAGCTTCCGCCGGCTGTCCATAGGCGGGTCGCCATCTTCCGCCTCCGCCTCATAGACAATTGTGCGGCTTTTCTTCTCGCTCGGGGTGAAAAAAGACTTGAGATACTTTGCCATTATGCCATTAGCTCATTACGCGCtgaaaaataggtatatatatgtatgagaAAACGTGGTAAACTATTgtaatttaacataataacaaTTCCTAATTTCTTAGAAGATTTTTCGTCTTCTAGTTATGTTGCGGGGATTTTGGATTAAAACGTACCATAGGTAACTAGGtatgttatttaaagttttattccATCCGTAAGTAGGTATACCAAGATTTCATCGATCAGAACTATAATCCATtgtcacttttttttatatgatgcgatgaaaaaatatgttgattcgctaaatttaaatttctacgTCTCCGGGGCAAAACGCCAATAAAACCTACTTTATCAGCAGATACACAAATCTATCTAAACCCGGTtacgaaataaaatgtctCTAAACTCAAGGTCTTACCGAAGCCGTCGATAACCTATCAAACAGCACCTAATCTTAGTTTAACTTAGAAAGTACTTAGTTACCTACCGTTGGGAACACTTCCGATAAGGTTGTTTGCAATAATTAGAATGCAACCCACAACACTTGCACGAACCGACACACACTGCATTGTACTCGGTGCCCATTATTTACCATAATTTCATCTTGTGATAAGATAAGCTACTGATAAATTATCTTTGATAGCGTTTCTTTTTGATAATGAATTAGAATTATCTGCTAATGATTGTTGGTTGTTGATTTAGCGATTGCGTATGTTTTTGGGATACCGAATGATATTTTGAGctaattagttttgttttcagcgacttacttatatattaacaaaaaatgttttcaatgaCTCAatacaaagtcgcttcccgttGTTTGTCCCTATgcatgcttagatctttaaaactagaCACTGATTTTGATGGGTGTTTTAAGAGATATAGAGTGAGTATTCAAGgagaaggtttagatgtataatttattatagtttaccCAAGCGAAACCGGGaggggccgctagtaatacaTGGTCGCCGTAGCAGATTATTGGATGGatgacaaaatgtattttcttcagcaattaattgtatttaccATACGCATTGTGGATGGGCCACACTATCTTAATTATTCTCCTAAGAAAGGCAGTACCCCAGCAGTGTGGGAAATGAAATGGCGGATGATGATATCATGGATGGATTAGCCTAGCCACCATCCACCACCATAGGCAGAGTGATCACTCTGCCTAGTACCAGTAGGTAGGTCACAAAGTTTCGTAGTAGTAAACATTTAATTGGTATTTTAAACTTGTGAGATTGTATTTAcccaaatacaatttattcagCTAGTCTGGCTAATGTTGCTGATACAATTAATCACATTCACAGAAATGTAGGTATAGGTATCCTTCGTCAATTTGAAAACAGTTGATGATATTCAAATGTTAGAAACGGacctaaaaatgtaattagaaTTAATCGAAACCTGTATAGAAAAACAAAGTGCATAGttattagttttcatcgtAGGCCAAGAATCTATACGAATAGACAAGACTTAAACGTAGCTACATAAgagttaagtatttatatttacattacaccGATTCGGTTACTCCTTACGCGTTAtgggataaaatataccaTGGATATACTTTAGTGCTCTGTCCATAGTTTCCCTTtctgtatttctaatacgcatttcttgtatgagcgcAAACACCTCTCACCGTAAACGCCTCGTATGCGGGAACACCAGAGGGCGAAGTGTGGTTTTGCATTTTACTACTCGCTAATGGAATCGATTCCaaatgagacgcagcgaaccaattgtcgttgcgtcacaacaCGTGGTGCGCTGTGACGGGCATGTCACTGCgagtcgactcgatggtgagatgtaaatagcaaagtcgcacttcGCACACAGATGACAATAGTTAAACAATAGGTACAACCTTACGCAAATCTGCGCAACCGAACTCGACAACAGACTACATTTCAAAGTCAAATATTCAAGTGCTAGATACACTGGGTACTTCATAAAGCTAGCTATATTTGACTAACACGTAGGCGCCTATCTTATTctcatgtacctacttaaactGAGAAATAATCTTGTTTTATACATTCTCATGATATAAACTACAAAGggaaagaagaaaagaaattgataaattaaaaaaagtttattataataatttcaaatcatATGTACAAAATGAACAAACTCAGTATCAAACTTGGTAATACGCACCAAAAACAATCCACAAGAATGAACGAATCAAAAGAAGACGCCAGTTTATGTACcacatttctttaaaaaaataccttcatACACTTTTTACTAGCATTgcattttaatcaaaaatacatcaggtacctacatacagtCGTCTCGACACaagcaatttgtttttattaaaataaaaaaagtgccAAGAAGCTTAGTGTTGTGATTAGGCTTTTCACagccaaaataatatttatttgtgacaaAGCAGAACTTGAATTCAGGCATATTTGTTTTACTGttattggttttttttttatttattcacataaaaaacaatcatGAGATATGAGGTAAAAATAGGCTTaactttatatttcaataatacagGCAGAGTGAAAAACAATATCTTTTACACAAAGATGATGGCTGATAAGAAAGTTATAATAATCTTCATAGAGTTCAGttttatcacaataaaactaaatgacATGATGCTGATAGAATGGTCTACGTATGACGTTAATGAGCTCATATCATAATGCATAAATTTAAACTAGTAAGTTATTGCGTAATAagttaattagattttatatagatagaaaaTTACGGGTTgtcaaattgtatataaagAAGTTATGTGCAATGTTTTGCCGAAGGCAATGTGTGGATTTGCATTCACATCTCAGTATCGAGTctattcgcagtgagacgcagctgaccaatcacattgcgggtGATTTTGTAGTCCCGTCACAATGCCGTTCTGTGATTGGCGTACTAGTTAGAATGAACAAAACAAagacaatttatttgcaaaatcaactctaatttatattatttacgatGTGGTgtcaaaagaaaacttaattcCTACATGTTTCAGCGGTATACGGATACCATCgggattcgatagtgagatgtaaatagcagaCCCACCTTACGCCCTATGTTAAAAAGTCGTTCACGAAAGTAATACTCACATAATTAACTTGCTagcaataacaaacaaaagtaaagATGAGCTAGAACGTAGCTGGAGGAAAccatttccatacaacttcccGGCCCATTTTGCACAAAGCAGTTTGGGCGTTGTAAAACCAGAAACACGATGTggggaaaaatatattagcgcTCTGTCccttttcttcttcattaGGATTTATGAACGAAAGGAAAGATGATAGacaaaagttatatatatatacccatACAATATTGATTCTATAGTAGACCTCATCTAATTCTCATTATCTATATAGGGTGATTTCtaagaaagttttattatttaccagagcgaagctGAAGCTTAAGAAAgttttaccagagcgaagcctgttagtattattatactgACAAACACAAACGAAAATGTAGTACCAAATGCACCGCTTCGcattataatagaataaatagcTTATTCAGATCTGTTATACagaattcaaaataaactatatttaaaattatacaaacatatgtatatattttatatattctatctAAATGTATGATTGGTATCATACATTTAGATTTCATGGTGAAATgatgtatattttacaacaagtATAGAACTGATATATTTCAATGGCAGTTGTAAGTTGTGCCGAATTCATGTCCTGAGGTATGGACTATAACCAAGTGCTACCCAAATATGCAATCTTATTcaaatgttttgtctcgttctgtcaacgTGATATATTCTATAGTGCGAGAGTGACAAGACATACATTTAGCTTTaagtatcatatttttttaggaataAGATGTTTAgtcaatatacaatacaatgtaCAAGCAGACATGCTAAAAACCTGCTTTAgaagacaaaattatattacttttgtcAGCCAAAAACAGgcattaattttgtaaaccgtaaatatattttattaatgagctataaatgttaattatgtaggtaccatAGCCGCACGTCAAGTTATAACTAAATCACCTGGATAGGCTTTTATGCGGAAGCAATAGAGGCGAATTTCTAATAAGGTTCTtgatgctgttgactgtactatgaAAAGAAGAAGTATAGTCGGATTTCTTGTGATAACACCATATATATAATCCTTAGTGACCACAGCGCTTTTCTTAACCTTGacattggcaaaatcatcgtttggCTAAACGATGGAgccgtaaaattaaaaagttaattgaaGTGATAAATTCAATTGCTAATAgccaaatttaaaacattttaagtaaaaatgttttaagaaaTCCTCAAAACTATGTTCATTGCGTTCCTGAGAAGATTGTGAGAGAATATTGAGTTTACAAATTGTTGTGTCTCACTTGAGGGCAAATTGCTAAAATACCTTTAAAATTTCGGCTAAAACATAAACTacatcaaataattaatttatatatagctGTCATGGTTTCATGAGCATGAAAAATCTaagtcataataaaaatgaagcgAATTTACATAGGATGAGAGTAACTCtagaaatatgtacaaaatatgtacatataatttttttcgtcAAGCACGGAAATAGgcgattttttaatattattattattattaaactacaTCACAGCAATTTTCGCCAAgcaaaagtatattatgttgacaataattattgtaaattgcaTTAATAGTACCATTTTCGGCGGCGACCAGATGGCGAATTTACGCAGTTTTCAGGCCAAATTCTTtgactttacattaatataaGCCTCTTTTCTGGTCTTACAGTGAATGGGACGTATTAGAATTGAGACGGGGACGTATCATCGTGTATGACACAGTTTAGTCTACAATCTCGTCCCATTTTACCATACAACATTGTCATAGGCGTAAATCCTTCAAATCATCCTAATTCCTTTATTTACAATACGTATACAACAATACTCATACGTGTATGCGATCTAAACCGTTTGCTCCGTGTCATCTCTCGTGCTGGACACCGCGTCCGAAGTATTGGTGGTAGTCACAGTCCTATAAAGCTTCAAATTCGACTCGGTGTAGTCAAGTATCTTTCGACTGGAATGTCTTATATATAGCATTTGTTTGTGGTATATTTTGAGAGCGCCTTTTATAGTTATGTATGTTAGACCGCCTAGGATGGTTCTGTGTAGGTTGTTTTGTATGGATCGAAAGAATATCTTGCCGATGATTGTGGAGATGGTTGGTAGGAGGAGGGCTGAGCAGAATATTCGCGTTGGAGAGAGGTGAGAGTTGCCGTTTGGATTCTGGCTGTTGTTCTGACCTGACACTATGGCGCCTCTGTCGCCTTCCActctgaaatataaaaaaacatagttatcatacaaaatattacatactgtCTTGTGTAACTTttagtatgaaaatatgtgtattttactATCTTTCGGCCGCGGCTCCAAAACCGTGAATTTGAAACTATGAtaatcatacaaactttcacccctattatagtatttatggggattatttttgaaaaaaaaagtagcctatgtttgaacgggtcTTTAaatacatgcataccaaatttcatcgaaatcggtccagcggtttagccgtgaaagcggaacagacggacagatagacagactttcgcatttataatatttacaaattttatgttgtttcaTATTAAACTATACCTAACCTATTGTTTAATATTCAGTATGTTATTTAAGAAATCAGTacagattttttgtattagaatttaaaaaacctttaaacaaacaaataattttaaatttcgtcctgtccatagataaaataaatatatataaaggtcCTGCCTATTCTCCAAGGTAgttaatcaattttttttagaaaaatcaatcaacaaaaagaaaagaatacTATAGACAATGCATCGTCACTTAACCTCAATAAGTCGTGGCAAACCAAAGTCCGAACACAGAAATGGTATCGGaaagataaaatgtaaaaaccgCAAACAAAATCATACGACAATTTGACCGATAAGTGGCTAATTACTATCGGTCAAACAGTTGCATGTGTCAGCAACAGTCATCTTTCATCACGTGTTCGGTGTCATCGCGGCTGTGACGTCCGGAAGCCCTTTTTTCAACTATTTGGAAATGCAGTAGGCCTATCAGGTGTCAAAGCTGTTCTTGTTATATCCAATGGGGTGAACGCAAGCGAAGCTGCGAGTGAAAGttagtttcatataaaattgtttttgaggAAATAGTgcatatttaacaaaatttgtaaatctTATGCTGTACACGTATTGAGTCAAGAGACAACCCAATTCCTTTTATCGAGTTTAACCATCTGCGCTATACAAAAAACAGGTGACAAAgtaattatctatatttaaacttaTGACGAAATATAAACCATACGATACGAATCACTACCTAtcactataataatatcacaacaaagtataaacaaagggcgtgtggttccgccctagaataggaccattccatatcctgggcgtcacagctcctaATATCTAATCGGGAACACGCGATTATGAgggataatataaataaaagatattttcaaCATTCCCTATGAGTCTGTACATGAAGCCAAAAGACAGGACCCGCGCTCCTAAAAACTTTTTGACTCAAAGTAAATGTATTCCTATCTTTTAATCTGTTCTTTCTTTAAAGACTGTAGTACCTATGtcttttaagtatttttagtcAT is drawn from Plodia interpunctella isolate USDA-ARS_2022_Savannah chromosome 24, ilPloInte3.2, whole genome shotgun sequence and contains these coding sequences:
- the LOC128680495 gene encoding uncharacterized protein LOC128680495 translates to MAKYLKSFFTPSEKKSRTIVYEAEAEDGDPPMDSRRKLSISRSGRLKQANKKRHSLNKDLYGENYTPAERPKTMEYHVNYPSKPDVTSDSDRRWSVAKIVDAQKPNLKPTAVERRPSSDTRILETEIDNAFEDIDKT